CCCACTTCCGTTAACAATATCCATCCCGTCGTCATCCTCACCTTCGTTGCCGTCATCATCAGTTTCCACTGACGTTACAATCGCTTTCTTTCTGCGTCTCTGCTGTTGCTTTTTTATTGTCGTCTGCCCTGCTTCCCAATAACCTCCTCTTCCTCCGCCGTTGATCCCCGCCGCATCAGTCTGATCTTGGTGCTGAACCGGCTCCTGTGACAACCCTGTCCAGTCATCTATACATACTTTTGTCACAATCgcaaactttattttatatagatattaaaaagataCGTTCAGTATTTGGATTTTgcacaatatataattaatccTCGTACTTCTTGCAACAGGTCTAATTTAAAAAGCAGACTGCAATTGCATACTCTATACAAATAGTTCTACTATACACGTATTTGAAGTTACATTTGACAGTCAAAAAACAAATGTTGCCCAGAACTATATCATACAAGTATATAGTTGCTGATATTAGTAACCAATCATGCAAGGATTCATAAGCCTATATCTACCAGTCAAGTGAACATATATAGATCTATATTTGTTGACAGCCTCGCATAGTTAAATAGATTAGCAATGCATGTATAAAACGTTgggaaatatatttatattacagctttcaaaaaaaaagttatagatATACATTAGATATTTACTATTATCGTACCTTCTTGGGAGAGAGCATCAAGAGCAAGATGAGTGCCGGAATCACCTGCGGCGGAGAGTAGCAAATGACGGCGTCTAGACgattcctcctcttcctcttcttgcaATCGTCTCCGTTCAGCTCTAACGGCAGCTTTGATGCCGTACCGTTCACCGACGAGAAGCTCCCAACGAAAGATATGAGAGAGGCTATTCATCATATCCTCAAGCTCCTCGTCCTTCATGCCCACCAGTGTGCTCGCCGTAAAACCTAACTCAGCTATCTTTGCCGCCGTGTAAAAACGTACACCGTAAGGACCGAACAAACCCTCCAAACCACCTAGTCGCATTCCAAACGCTGCGGTCTGCGGTGTTGCTGGCGATTGCTGCTGCGGTGGAGGAATCGGAGTTGGTGCTTGAACCATTACTCTAGTTGGGTTCCATCGGAATAAGCCACTCGTGAAACCTTCAGGATCCATATTCTCTCTTTTACtccttttctctttctttaCTCTTTTGAGGAGACTGCTTTACTGTAAAAAAGACCACTCGAGCAGCTTCTATATATACAACAGTAAAGAATCTAGAAATAAATACTaggttcttaaaaaatattcttattttatatcaatGTTTTAGTAGTAAAGCGCGTATGTATATGTGAGTAAATGATAAAGAAGATAGGTGTGATGTGTCTTGCTGGAAAATTGACAGTTGGGGACTAAACAAGTCAAACTTTTTCCTTTCGTCCACATTCTTTTTCTCTACTCCGACCATGACCTTTTGTCATTTTCACGTTAGATATTAAAATGATTAGTAAAACTACAAATACTTTCttactgtttaaaaaaaattgtttgttattttaaaactcctattgtttttttttttcctcatcCGCTTCTCACGTTTTTATTCCTGTTACTGTTGTTGTCTCTTTGAAATTCGGATATATTGCGTATATACGTTGATATAGTTTGCATATAAACTAGAAGCAGGAGTGGTACCA
The window above is part of the Brassica napus cultivar Da-Ae chromosome C3, Da-Ae, whole genome shotgun sequence genome. Proteins encoded here:
- the LOC106421908 gene encoding putative transcription factor BOFH isoform X2: MDPEGFTSGLFRWNPTRVMVQAPTPIPPPQQQSPATPQTAAFGMRLGGLEGLFGPYGVRFYTAAKIAELGFTASTLVGMKDEELEDMMNSLSHIFRWELLVGERYGIKAAVRAERRRLQEEEEEESSRRRHLLLSAAGDSGTHLALDALSQEGLSQEPVQHQDQTDAAGINGGGRGGYWEAGQTTIKKQQQRRRKKAIVTSVETDDDGNEGEDDDGMDIVNGSGSGMERQREHPFIVTEPGEVARGKKNGLDYLFHLYEQCREFLLQVQTIAKDRGEKCPTKVTNQVFRYAKKSGANYINKPKMRHYVHCYALHCLDEEASNALRRAFKERGENVGSWRQACYKPLVDIACRHGWDIDAVFNAHPRLSIWYVPTKLRQLCHLERNNAVAAAATLVGGISCEGSPASGRFGV
- the LOC106421908 gene encoding putative transcription factor BOFH isoform X1; amino-acid sequence: MDPEGFTSGLFRWNPTRVMVQAPTPIPPPQQQSPATPQTAAFGMRLGGLEGLFGPYGVRFYTAAKIAELGFTASTLVGMKDEELEDMMNSLSHIFRWELLVGERYGIKAAVRAERRRLQEEEEEESSRRRHLLLSAAGDSGTHLALDALSQEDDWTGLSQEPVQHQDQTDAAGINGGGRGGYWEAGQTTIKKQQQRRRKKAIVTSVETDDDGNEGEDDDGMDIVNGSGSGMERQREHPFIVTEPGEVARGKKNGLDYLFHLYEQCREFLLQVQTIAKDRGEKCPTKVTNQVFRYAKKSGANYINKPKMRHYVHCYALHCLDEEASNALRRAFKERGENVGSWRQACYKPLVDIACRHGWDIDAVFNAHPRLSIWYVPTKLRQLCHLERNNAVAAAATLVGGISCEGSPASGRFGV